Proteins from a single region of Stigmatella erecta:
- a CDS encoding MBL fold metallo-hydrolase: MPSPARYLKRNVAIEPLYNQWYAWWYLIPPTTAPLFVTHLHLKLMQSFVQSPELHVSALKDPALRGGPYLNYGVERAAEVKALLDRTQTEQAPSIQLARAIADLEKLLAKAPPAMSLEGLYAQVPDILRGYVELTYDLNHRPAVRFIEPLMYRSPHYRESSQSLAFRLLQGDARPYVYSTPRLDSDEGTVHVHVPFRHEALDTLFAMRETPAPIEPVMEALGVRKADAERFASFFTGEAPQPRRRHEGPGVRMRYFGHACVLLESREVSILTDPVLSHDTNADAPRFTEADLPERIDYVLITHGHADHLMLETLLPLRRRIGTIVVPRSNSGALADPSLKLLLKHTGFPHVVEIDELETLNIPGGSITGLPFLGEHGDLNIRAKTAHLVHLEGKSLLMAADSNAIEPRLYEHVQRVVGDIDVLFLGMESEGAPMSWMYGALLTTPLPRKADQSRRLNGSNAQRAIEIVNQLHPKQVYVYAMGREPWLGHIMAMGYTETSPQLIEARKLLEHCRAHGIQAEMPFIRGEFLLG; encoded by the coding sequence ATGCCCTCTCCCGCCCGGTACCTGAAGCGCAACGTCGCGATCGAGCCGCTCTACAACCAGTGGTACGCGTGGTGGTACCTCATCCCGCCCACGACGGCGCCTCTGTTCGTCACCCACCTGCACCTGAAGCTGATGCAGTCCTTCGTGCAGTCGCCGGAGCTCCATGTCTCCGCGCTGAAGGATCCCGCGCTGCGGGGAGGCCCGTACCTCAACTACGGGGTGGAGCGCGCCGCGGAGGTGAAGGCGCTCCTGGATCGCACCCAGACCGAGCAAGCCCCGTCGATCCAGCTGGCCCGGGCCATCGCCGATCTGGAGAAGCTGCTCGCCAAGGCCCCCCCGGCCATGTCCCTGGAGGGGCTGTACGCCCAGGTGCCGGACATCCTCCGGGGCTACGTCGAGCTGACGTACGACCTGAACCACCGCCCCGCCGTCCGCTTCATCGAGCCCCTGATGTACCGCAGCCCCCATTACCGCGAGTCGTCGCAGAGCCTCGCCTTCCGGCTGCTCCAGGGAGACGCCCGCCCTTACGTCTACAGCACGCCCCGGCTGGACAGCGACGAGGGCACGGTCCACGTCCACGTTCCCTTCCGCCACGAGGCGCTGGACACCCTGTTCGCCATGCGCGAGACGCCCGCGCCCATCGAGCCCGTGATGGAGGCCCTGGGCGTCCGGAAGGCGGATGCCGAGCGCTTCGCCTCCTTCTTCACCGGCGAGGCCCCCCAGCCCCGCCGCCGCCACGAGGGCCCCGGGGTGCGCATGCGCTACTTCGGCCACGCTTGCGTCCTGCTGGAGTCGCGCGAGGTGAGCATCCTCACGGATCCCGTGCTCAGCCATGACACGAACGCCGATGCGCCGCGCTTCACCGAGGCGGATCTGCCCGAGCGGATCGACTACGTGCTCATCACCCACGGCCACGCCGACCACCTGATGCTGGAGACGCTCCTGCCGCTGCGCCGGCGCATTGGCACGATCGTCGTCCCGCGCAGCAACAGCGGCGCGCTGGCGGACCCCTCGCTCAAGCTGCTCCTGAAGCACACGGGCTTCCCCCACGTGGTGGAGATCGACGAGCTGGAGACCCTGAACATCCCGGGCGGTTCCATCACGGGCCTGCCCTTCCTCGGCGAGCACGGCGACCTCAACATCCGCGCGAAGACGGCCCACCTGGTCCACCTCGAGGGCAAGTCCCTGCTCATGGCGGCGGACTCGAACGCCATCGAGCCGCGCCTGTACGAGCACGTCCAGCGCGTGGTGGGCGACATCGACGTCCTGTTCCTGGGCATGGAGAGCGAAGGCGCCCCCATGAGCTGGATGTACGGGGCGCTGCTGACCACCCCCCTGCCCCGCAAGGCGGACCAGTCGCGGCGGCTCAACGGCTCCAACGCCCAGCGGGCCATCGAGATCGTCAACCAGCTCCACCCCAAGCAGGTCTATGTCTACGCCATGGGCCGGGAGCCCTGGCTGGGCCACATCATGGCCATGGGCTACACGGAGACCTCGCCCCAGCTCATCGAGGCCCGGAAGCTCCTGGAGCACTGCCGGGCCCACGGCATCCAGGCCGAGATGCCCTTCATCCGCGGCGAATTCCTCCTGGGCTGA
- a CDS encoding PAS domain-containing sensor histidine kinase, with translation MSDNNVTAATQGSLLTPPPDRQGAASGAYATGEGHSELPYRELFLAVAELLPEAVYTKDLQGRYTFINSAGARYLGLPIPEIIGRKDSELMTAEEAQNTLEFDRQTLMAGRTLHAEMTEFLGGVRREWVSTKGILRRPDGQVVGLFGLSRDLSDHRRSEAVQLQSEALFRATSNSSFDAFFLLREDPDGLRLLRLNSHGEALLGCQAAEAEGGLFTEFPQAGFIAPPHLCQEVWRTGKPHDEEVEQVLPQGRRWFRRQLNAVGNCMAIMMRDISQQRENELRLRLNERMAAIGMLAAGVAHEINNPLAFVSSNLNFIDTELRRVALPSVDLEELREAISDAREGAERMRVIVQSLKALSRGDSITTQPVDLNEVLENSVHLAWSRLRSKGRLVRDYGELSLVQGNSVQLSQVFVNLLINAAQALNKAGGEIRLVTRMHSPDRVLVEVHDNGCGIAAEHLERIFEPFFTTKPVGEGTGLGLSISHDIIRGLGGELSVSSTLAVGTTFRILLPAKPGTPGEEPLPPGGGIH, from the coding sequence ATGAGTGATAACAATGTGACTGCCGCGACCCAGGGGTCCCTTCTGACCCCACCTCCGGATCGGCAGGGCGCAGCCAGTGGGGCGTATGCCACCGGTGAAGGGCATTCCGAGCTGCCCTACCGCGAGCTGTTCCTGGCGGTGGCGGAGCTGCTGCCCGAGGCGGTCTACACGAAGGATCTCCAGGGCCGTTACACCTTCATCAACAGCGCGGGGGCGCGCTACCTGGGCCTGCCCATCCCGGAGATCATCGGCCGCAAGGACAGCGAGCTGATGACGGCCGAGGAGGCGCAGAACACGCTGGAGTTCGACCGGCAGACGCTGATGGCCGGGCGCACGCTCCACGCGGAGATGACCGAGTTCCTGGGAGGAGTCCGGCGCGAGTGGGTCTCCACCAAGGGGATTCTCCGCCGCCCCGACGGCCAGGTGGTGGGGCTGTTTGGCCTGTCGCGGGACCTGTCGGATCACCGGCGCAGCGAGGCGGTCCAGCTGCAGAGCGAGGCGCTCTTCCGCGCCACGTCCAACAGCAGCTTCGATGCGTTCTTCCTCCTGCGGGAGGATCCCGACGGCTTGCGCCTGCTGCGCCTCAACTCCCATGGCGAAGCCCTGCTGGGCTGCCAGGCCGCGGAAGCCGAGGGCGGGCTGTTCACGGAGTTTCCCCAGGCGGGCTTCATCGCGCCGCCCCACCTGTGCCAGGAGGTCTGGAGAACCGGCAAGCCTCACGACGAGGAGGTGGAGCAGGTGCTGCCTCAGGGGCGCCGCTGGTTCCGCAGGCAGCTGAACGCGGTGGGCAACTGCATGGCCATCATGATGCGCGACATCTCCCAGCAGCGGGAGAACGAGCTGCGGCTGCGGCTCAACGAGCGGATGGCCGCCATCGGCATGCTGGCCGCGGGGGTGGCGCACGAGATCAACAACCCGCTGGCGTTCGTCTCCAGCAACCTCAACTTCATCGACACGGAGCTGCGCCGGGTGGCGCTGCCGTCCGTCGACCTGGAGGAGCTCCGGGAGGCCATCTCCGATGCGCGCGAGGGGGCCGAGCGCATGCGCGTCATCGTCCAGAGCCTGAAGGCGCTCTCGCGCGGGGACTCCATCACCACCCAGCCGGTGGACCTGAACGAAGTCCTGGAGAACTCGGTCCACCTGGCCTGGAGCCGGCTGCGCAGCAAGGGACGGCTGGTGCGCGACTATGGCGAGCTGTCGCTCGTGCAGGGCAACTCGGTGCAGCTCTCCCAGGTGTTCGTCAACCTGCTCATCAACGCCGCCCAGGCCTTGAACAAGGCCGGGGGAGAGATCCGGCTGGTGACCCGCATGCACAGCCCTGACCGGGTGCTGGTGGAGGTGCACGACAATGGCTGCGGCATCGCCGCCGAGCACCTGGAGCGCATCTTCGAGCCCTTCTTCACGACCAAGCCCGTGGGCGAGGGCACGGGGCTGGGGCTCTCCATCAGCCATGACATCATCCGGGGCCTGGGCGGGGAGCTGTCGGTGAGCAGCACCCTGGCGGTAGGGACGACCTTCCGGATCCTGCTCCCGGCGAAGCCAGGAACTCCCGGGGAGGAGCCCCTTCCCCCCGGCGGAGGGATTCACTGA
- a CDS encoding Stp1/IreP family PP2C-type Ser/Thr phosphatase: protein MTDVGRKRQHNEDSMLVDPALGLYIVADGMGGHAAGEVASARATEAVKQHIAANKHLLKDLASNPSQDSRAAAAALMEVAIQRACADIYRMAMADATKRGMGTTFVCLALSGNKGVIGHVGDSRVYLVRHGQCHRLTEDHTLVAAQLKAGTITKEQAASSQYRNVITRAVGIQESVQVDTLIVELAPGDVFILCSDGLHGYLEDEEMLPLVAGVATAELPKRLVEVANERGGKDNITAVVVKVAGDGAVASEETSEAQSRMEALRKIPLFRHLTYKEQTAVLSIATTRTFPAGREIVVEGQPGEELFVVIRGRVVIEKNGVEIAELRAGGHFGEMGLIDNAPRSATVRATEPTRTMVIARPDLMSLMKRESILAVKMLWSFVQVLSDRLRATNSELSEARQELAVAQAIQPFAEE, encoded by the coding sequence ATGACCGACGTCGGCCGGAAGCGCCAGCACAACGAAGATTCGATGTTGGTGGATCCGGCGCTCGGCCTGTACATCGTCGCCGACGGCATGGGCGGCCATGCCGCGGGCGAGGTCGCCAGCGCGCGCGCCACCGAGGCGGTGAAGCAGCATATCGCCGCCAACAAGCACCTGCTGAAGGATCTGGCCAGCAACCCCTCCCAGGACAGCCGCGCCGCGGCGGCGGCCCTGATGGAAGTGGCCATCCAGCGCGCGTGCGCGGACATCTACCGGATGGCCATGGCCGACGCGACCAAGCGCGGCATGGGCACCACGTTCGTGTGCCTGGCGCTCAGCGGCAACAAGGGCGTCATCGGCCACGTGGGCGACTCGCGCGTGTACCTGGTGCGCCACGGCCAGTGCCACCGGCTGACGGAGGACCACACGCTGGTGGCCGCGCAGCTCAAGGCGGGCACCATCACCAAGGAGCAGGCGGCCAGCTCCCAGTACCGCAACGTCATCACCCGCGCGGTGGGCATCCAGGAGTCCGTCCAGGTCGACACGCTCATCGTCGAGCTGGCGCCCGGGGACGTGTTCATCCTGTGCTCGGACGGCCTGCACGGCTATCTGGAGGACGAGGAGATGTTGCCCCTGGTGGCCGGGGTAGCCACCGCGGAGCTGCCCAAGCGGCTCGTGGAAGTGGCCAACGAGCGGGGCGGCAAGGACAACATCACCGCCGTGGTGGTGAAGGTGGCCGGCGATGGCGCCGTCGCCAGCGAGGAGACGAGCGAGGCGCAGTCGCGCATGGAGGCGCTGCGCAAGATTCCGCTCTTCCGGCACCTCACCTACAAGGAGCAGACGGCGGTGCTGTCCATCGCCACCACGCGCACGTTCCCCGCGGGGCGGGAGATCGTCGTGGAGGGCCAGCCGGGCGAGGAGCTGTTCGTCGTCATCCGCGGCCGGGTGGTCATCGAGAAGAACGGCGTGGAGATCGCCGAGCTGCGCGCCGGTGGGCACTTCGGGGAGATGGGGCTCATCGACAATGCGCCCCGCTCGGCCACGGTGCGCGCCACCGAGCCTACGCGCACCATGGTGATTGCGCGTCCGGACCTGATGAGCCTGATGAAGCGCGAGTCCATCCTCGCGGTGAAGATGCTCTGGAGCTTCGTGCAGGTGCTGTCGGACCGGCTGCGCGCGACGAACTCGGAGCTGAGCGAGGCCCGCCAGGAGCTCGCCGTGGCGCAGGCCATTCAGCCCTTCGCCGAGGAGTGA